The Deinococcus koreensis genome window below encodes:
- a CDS encoding aminotransferase class I/II-fold pyridoxal phosphate-dependent enzyme — MWASRRASGVPGSVFALMDAAKGRARAAGLQIIDLSIGSSDLHPPEAVLEALREATRDPATYRYPLFSDTRPLRDAAAGYLTRRFGLTLDPDTEVLPLIGAQEGLANLLLAVTDPGDTLLLPDPCYPPYLGAAAVAGLNVVTLPLRQERDFLPDLEAVPESVKPRVLLLNYPNNPTSAVADPAFFGRAAAWCRAHGTLLIHDHPYAEMTFGSYRAPSALAASSVGVVELHSLSKTHHMGGFRVGFAAGDRDALAALARVKGAIDFHPYLGIQRAAALALSLPDDRSGAETFQARRDALVPALRALGWDVPLPQASMYVWARVPGLRDSVAYAVRAAERTGVALSPGRAFGAQGEGFVRFALMQPPEVLEAAARRLAAVPVEARMPAATD; from the coding sequence ATGTGGGCTTCCAGACGAGCTTCAGGGGTACCCGGCAGCGTGTTCGCCCTGATGGACGCCGCCAAGGGGCGGGCGCGCGCCGCCGGCCTGCAGATCATCGACCTGAGCATCGGCTCCAGCGACCTGCACCCACCGGAGGCGGTGCTGGAGGCGCTGCGGGAGGCCACCCGCGACCCGGCCACCTACCGCTATCCGCTGTTCAGCGACACCCGCCCGCTGCGGGACGCGGCGGCCGGCTACCTGACGCGGCGCTTCGGGCTGACCCTCGATCCCGACACCGAGGTGCTGCCGCTGATCGGCGCCCAGGAGGGACTGGCGAACCTGCTGCTGGCCGTGACCGATCCGGGCGACACCCTGCTGCTGCCCGATCCCTGCTACCCCCCTTACCTGGGCGCGGCGGCAGTGGCGGGGCTGAACGTGGTGACCCTGCCGCTGCGCCAGGAGCGGGACTTCCTGCCCGATCTGGAGGCCGTGCCGGAGAGCGTGAAGCCGCGCGTGCTGCTGCTGAACTACCCCAACAACCCCACCTCGGCGGTGGCCGACCCGGCGTTCTTCGGGCGGGCGGCGGCGTGGTGCCGGGCGCACGGCACCCTGCTGATCCACGACCATCCCTACGCCGAGATGACCTTCGGAAGTTACCGGGCCCCCAGCGCGCTGGCCGCAAGTTCGGTGGGAGTCGTGGAGCTGCATTCGCTGAGCAAGACGCACCACATGGGCGGCTTCCGGGTGGGCTTCGCGGCCGGTGACCGGGACGCGCTCGCGGCGCTGGCCCGCGTCAAGGGCGCCATCGACTTCCACCCCTACCTGGGTATCCAGCGGGCGGCGGCCCTGGCCCTCTCGCTGCCGGACGACCGCAGCGGCGCCGAGACCTTCCAGGCCCGGCGCGACGCCCTGGTGCCCGCCCTGCGCGCGCTGGGCTGGGATGTGCCGCTGCCCCAGGCGAGCATGTACGTGTGGGCGCGGGTGCCGGGGCTGCGCGACTCGGTGGCCTACGCGGTGCGGGCCGCCGAGCGGACCGGCGTGGCCCTCAGCCCCGGCCGGGCCTTCGGCGCCCAGGGCGAGGGCTTCGTGCGTTTCGCCCTGATGCAGCCCCCGGAAGTGCTGGAGGCGGCGGCGCGGCGGCTGGCGGCGGTGCCCGTGGAGGCCCGGATGCCCGCCGCGACGGACTGA
- the acs gene encoding acetate--CoA ligase, translated as MTTPASDHIDAMLHEHRVIHSSDDFVARARVSREDYDRLYRQSIDDPETFWGDVAGELSWMTPWTKVLDWQEPHAQWFVGAQTNIAYNALDRNVERGLGAKTAIIWEGEDGEVRRFTYAELLREVKKAANALLGLGVQAGDRVTLYLPMIPEAAIAMLACARIGAAHSVVFGGFSVSALSGRINDAQSRVLITADGGQRRGQLVNLKANADEAAQQTPGLEHMVVVNRGNSNPPMQAGRDLWWHDVVGQASDQHEAVPVDSEHPLFILYTSGSTGKPKGVQHTTGGYMVGTYLTTRTVFDLRDDDIYWCTADVGWITGHSYIVYGPLLCGATVLMYEGAPNQPDWGRFWDIVQKHKVSILYTAPTAIRAIMRQGDEFPNRHDLSSLRLLGSVGEPINPEAWMWYWRVIGGGRCPVVDTWWQTETGSIMLTTLPGAFPSKPGSAGLPMFGVDAALMTHEGEELGPDDGGLLVIKRPWPSMLRTVYGDDERYRKSYWGEIPHVYFAGDGARRDQDGYFTVMGRVDDVLNVSGHRLGTMEIESALVAHPSVAEAAVVGRPDDVKGECVVAFVLPQGGHTIDPVALRAYVSKEIGALARPDVIIVGDALPKTRSGKIMRRFLRQIAAGREIEGDTSTLEDPSVLERLAATEAV; from the coding sequence ATGACCACCCCCGCATCCGACCATATCGACGCCATGCTGCACGAGCACCGCGTCATCCACTCCAGCGACGACTTCGTGGCGCGGGCGCGCGTGTCGCGCGAGGACTACGACCGCCTGTACCGCCAGAGCATCGACGACCCCGAGACCTTCTGGGGGGACGTGGCCGGCGAGCTGAGCTGGATGACCCCCTGGACGAAGGTGCTGGACTGGCAGGAGCCCCACGCCCAGTGGTTCGTGGGCGCCCAGACGAACATCGCCTACAACGCCCTGGACCGCAACGTGGAGCGCGGTCTGGGGGCCAAGACGGCCATCATCTGGGAGGGCGAGGACGGCGAGGTGCGCCGCTTTACCTACGCCGAACTGCTGCGCGAGGTGAAGAAGGCCGCCAACGCCCTGCTCGGCCTGGGCGTGCAGGCCGGCGACCGCGTGACCCTGTATCTGCCGATGATCCCGGAAGCCGCGATTGCCATGCTGGCCTGTGCCCGGATCGGCGCGGCGCATTCGGTCGTCTTCGGGGGCTTTTCGGTGTCGGCGCTCTCCGGCCGCATCAACGACGCGCAGAGCCGGGTGCTGATCACCGCCGACGGCGGCCAGCGGCGCGGCCAGCTCGTGAATCTCAAGGCCAACGCCGACGAGGCCGCGCAGCAGACGCCCGGCCTGGAGCACATGGTGGTGGTGAACCGGGGGAACAGCAACCCGCCCATGCAGGCGGGCCGCGACCTGTGGTGGCACGACGTGGTGGGGCAGGCGAGCGACCAGCACGAGGCGGTGCCCGTGGACAGCGAGCACCCGCTGTTCATCCTCTACACCTCGGGCTCCACGGGCAAGCCCAAGGGGGTGCAGCACACCACCGGCGGCTACATGGTCGGCACCTACCTGACCACCCGCACGGTGTTCGACCTGCGCGACGACGATATCTACTGGTGCACGGCCGATGTCGGCTGGATCACCGGCCACTCCTACATCGTGTATGGCCCGCTGCTTTGCGGCGCCACCGTGCTGATGTACGAGGGCGCGCCCAACCAGCCCGACTGGGGCCGCTTCTGGGACATCGTGCAGAAGCATAAAGTCTCGATCCTGTACACCGCGCCCACCGCCATCCGGGCCATCATGCGCCAGGGCGACGAATTCCCCAACCGCCACGACCTGAGCAGCCTGAGGCTCCTGGGCTCGGTCGGGGAGCCGATCAATCCCGAGGCCTGGATGTGGTACTGGCGCGTGATCGGCGGGGGCCGCTGCCCGGTGGTGGACACCTGGTGGCAGACCGAGACGGGGTCGATCATGCTGACCACGCTGCCCGGCGCCTTTCCCAGCAAGCCCGGCTCCGCGGGCCTGCCCATGTTCGGCGTGGACGCCGCCCTGATGACCCACGAGGGCGAGGAGCTCGGCCCGGACGACGGCGGTCTGCTGGTCATCAAACGTCCCTGGCCGTCCATGCTCCGCACCGTCTACGGCGACGACGAGCGCTACCGCAAGAGCTACTGGGGCGAGATTCCGCACGTGTATTTCGCCGGTGACGGCGCCCGCCGCGATCAGGACGGTTACTTTACCGTGATGGGCCGCGTGGACGACGTGCTGAACGTCTCCGGCCACCGCCTGGGCACCATGGAGATCGAGTCGGCCCTGGTGGCCCACCCCTCGGTCGCGGAGGCCGCCGTGGTCGGCCGGCCCGACGACGTGAAGGGCGAGTGCGTGGTCGCCTTCGTGCTGCCCCAGGGTGGCCACACCATCGACCCGGTGGCCCTGCGCGCCTACGTAAGCAAGGAGATCGGCGCGCTGGCCCGTCCGGATGTGATCATCGTCGGGGACGCCCTGCCCAAGACCCGCAGCGGCAAGATCATGCGCCGTTTCCTGCGGCAGATCGCGGCCGGCCGGGAGATCGAGGGCGACACCAGCACCCTGGAAGACCCCAGCGTGCTGGAGCGGCTGGCGGCCACCGAGGCGGTGTAG
- a CDS encoding solute symporter family protein: MTLLLAAIIVAITLGITFWASRRNTSTADFYVAGGRISAGQNGVAIAGDYMSAASFLGITGLIALNGYDGFMYSVGWFIAYLTVLFIVAEPLRNLGKYTLADMLVYRLKDPKVRMYAAISTIVVSTFYMIAQVVGAGSLISLLSGGVLKANVAIPLVGVLMIIYVVVGGMLATTWVQIVKAVLLMFATILMTVLILNRFGWSFSNLLGQAEAKNGAEFLGAGVKYKNPIDLISLGLALVLGTAGLPHILVRFYTVPTAQDARKSVVWAMVLIGAFYVMTAFMGNAANVLVGKDVITAANAAGNMAAPLLAQALFGGAGTVGGEFGLAFVTAVAFATILAVVAGLTISASTSFTHDIYNGIFRGGQATDREEFRVARLATVGVGIVAIILGLMAQTQNVAFLVALAFAIAASSNLPVILFTLFWKRFNATGAVWGITGGILTCLLLIAVSPNVRGIDPPEKTTGRHLVQAPAIFPLENPGIVSIPAGFLFAVLGTMLGASRRNEGEDERAFEDMQFRAYTGAGADGSVAAHD, translated from the coding sequence ATGACTCTTCTGCTCGCCGCGATCATCGTTGCCATCACCCTGGGCATCACCTTCTGGGCCAGCCGGCGCAACACCAGCACGGCCGACTTCTACGTGGCCGGGGGCCGGATCAGCGCCGGGCAGAACGGCGTCGCCATCGCCGGGGATTACATGTCGGCCGCCTCCTTCCTGGGGATCACCGGACTGATCGCCCTGAACGGCTACGACGGTTTCATGTACTCGGTGGGCTGGTTCATCGCCTACCTGACCGTGCTGTTCATCGTGGCCGAGCCGCTGCGGAACCTCGGCAAGTACACGCTGGCCGACATGCTGGTCTACCGCCTGAAAGACCCCAAGGTGCGGATGTATGCGGCCATCTCGACCATCGTCGTGAGCACCTTCTACATGATCGCGCAGGTGGTGGGCGCCGGCTCACTCATCTCGCTGCTCTCGGGCGGCGTGCTGAAGGCCAACGTGGCGATCCCGCTGGTCGGCGTCCTGATGATCATCTACGTCGTGGTGGGCGGAATGCTCGCCACCACCTGGGTGCAGATCGTCAAGGCCGTGCTCCTGATGTTCGCCACGATCCTGATGACCGTGCTGATCCTGAACCGCTTCGGCTGGAGCTTCTCGAACCTGCTGGGTCAGGCCGAGGCGAAAAACGGGGCCGAGTTCCTGGGCGCGGGCGTGAAGTACAAAAACCCCATCGACCTGATCTCGCTGGGCCTCGCGCTGGTGCTGGGCACCGCCGGCCTGCCGCACATCCTGGTGCGCTTCTACACCGTGCCCACCGCGCAGGACGCCCGCAAGAGCGTGGTCTGGGCGATGGTGCTGATCGGCGCCTTCTATGTCATGACCGCCTTTATGGGCAACGCGGCCAACGTGCTGGTCGGCAAGGACGTCATCACGGCCGCCAACGCGGCGGGCAACATGGCCGCGCCGCTGCTGGCCCAGGCGCTGTTCGGCGGGGCCGGCACGGTGGGCGGCGAGTTCGGGCTGGCCTTCGTGACCGCCGTGGCCTTCGCCACCATCCTGGCGGTCGTCGCGGGCCTGACCATCAGCGCCAGCACGTCGTTCACGCATGACATCTACAACGGCATCTTCCGGGGCGGTCAGGCGACCGACCGTGAGGAGTTCCGGGTCGCGCGCCTCGCCACCGTCGGGGTCGGCATCGTCGCCATCATCCTGGGGCTGATGGCGCAGACGCAGAACGTGGCCTTCCTGGTGGCGCTGGCCTTCGCCATCGCGGCCAGCAGCAACCTGCCGGTGATCCTGTTCACGCTGTTCTGGAAGAGGTTCAACGCCACCGGCGCGGTGTGGGGCATCACGGGCGGCATCCTGACCTGCCTGCTGCTGATCGCGGTCAGCCCCAACGTCCGGGGCATCGACCCGCCCGAGAAGACCACCGGCCGCCACCTCGTGCAGGCGCCCGCCATCTTCCCGCTGGAAAACCCCGGCATCGTGTCCATTCCCGCCGGCTTCCTGTTCGCGGTGCTGGGCACCATGCTCGGGGCCTCGCGCCGCAACGAGGGCGAGGACGAGCGCGCCTTCGAGGACATGCAGTTCCGCGCCTACACGGGTGCGGGCGCCGACGGCAGCGTCGCCGCGCACGACTGA
- a CDS encoding DUF485 domain-containing protein: MTVSQAQSSSPPVRNAAYQELVAQRNSFTVSMTLLFLVLYFLLPILAGYNKPLMATKVFGNVTFGYVFAFAEFAMGWIMAYVYIVKARTFDRLAAEAQR, encoded by the coding sequence ATGACCGTATCCCAGGCGCAGTCCAGTTCCCCGCCCGTCCGCAACGCGGCCTACCAGGAGCTGGTGGCCCAGCGCAACTCCTTCACGGTGTCCATGACCCTGCTGTTCCTGGTGCTGTATTTCCTCCTGCCGATCCTGGCCGGATACAACAAGCCGCTGATGGCGACCAAGGTGTTCGGCAACGTCACCTTCGGTTACGTGTTCGCCTTCGCGGAGTTCGCCATGGGCTGGATCATGGCCTACGTGTACATCGTCAAGGCCCGCACCTTCGACCGCCTCGCCGCCGAGGCCCAGCGATGA
- the moaA gene encoding GTP 3',8-cyclase MoaA — protein MLLDQLGRPLRDLRISVTDRCNLRCTYCMPAEVFGPEYAFLPRSELLSFEEIERLARAFVSHGVSKLRLTGGEPTLRRDLPELIARLARLGGVEDIALTTNGLLLPRLAPALKAAGLHRVTVSIDSLDPEVFGRMNGLGIHPQKVLDGIEAALQAGLGVKINTVVQRGVNDAGLRELWLALRQNAVVRFIEFMDVGNHNGWNLDSVVPSREVMARLSADGTGAEFQPVNPDYRGEVAARYRAEGSEIGLISSVTAPFCGDCSRARLSAVGMLYTCLFAGTGTDLRGPLRGGATDHELRTLIGGVWGARRDRYSEERGEATQTPRADKVEMSHIGG, from the coding sequence ATGCTCCTGGATCAGCTCGGCCGACCCCTGCGCGACCTGCGGATCAGCGTGACCGACCGCTGTAACCTGCGCTGTACCTATTGCATGCCGGCCGAGGTCTTCGGCCCGGAGTACGCTTTCCTGCCGCGCTCGGAGCTGCTGAGCTTCGAGGAAATCGAGCGGCTCGCGCGGGCCTTCGTCTCGCACGGGGTCAGCAAGCTGCGCCTGACCGGCGGCGAGCCCACCCTGCGACGCGATCTGCCCGAGTTGATCGCCCGGCTGGCCCGGCTAGGCGGCGTGGAGGATATCGCCCTGACCACCAACGGGCTGCTGCTGCCCCGTCTGGCCCCGGCCCTCAAGGCCGCCGGGCTGCACCGGGTCACCGTCAGCATCGACAGCCTCGATCCGGAGGTCTTCGGGCGTATGAACGGGCTGGGCATTCATCCCCAGAAGGTGCTGGACGGCATCGAGGCCGCCCTGCAGGCCGGACTAGGGGTCAAGATCAACACGGTGGTGCAGCGCGGCGTGAACGACGCCGGTCTGCGCGAGCTGTGGCTGGCGCTGCGCCAGAACGCGGTCGTCCGCTTCATCGAGTTCATGGACGTGGGGAACCACAACGGCTGGAACCTGGACAGTGTGGTGCCCTCGCGCGAGGTCATGGCCCGCCTGAGTGCCGACGGCACCGGGGCCGAGTTCCAGCCGGTCAATCCCGACTACCGCGGCGAGGTGGCGGCCCGCTACCGCGCCGAGGGCAGTGAGATCGGGCTGATCTCCTCGGTGACGGCGCCCTTCTGCGGCGACTGCTCCCGCGCCCGGCTCTCAGCCGTCGGGATGCTCTACACCTGCCTCTTCGCGGGCACGGGCACCGATCTGCGGGGGCCCCTGCGCGGGGGCGCGACCGACCACGAACTGCGGACGCTGATCGGCGGGGTCTGGGGGGCGCGCCGAGACCGCTACAGCGAGGAACGCGGCGAGGCCACCCAGACCCCCCGCGCCGACAAGGTGGAGATGTCGCACATCGGGGGCTGA
- a CDS encoding GntR family transcriptional regulator has translation MAKYPLIKSTLKERLLGGHYTEGLPLPSEPQLAREFEVSRMTARRAIDELEREGYVYRVQGAGTFPTGKRFRQGMFRVRPFKEWARHPDHRTTVLRAMQIEATPEIAIVLQIQPGDPVIFVHRLRTAGDEALVIEKRYINAALVPGLLDHNLGVESIHETMVTLGVPLARVEQNLEAVNLRQEEADLLRVPLGTAAFLLRRTTYSGQKRASYVNYWVRGDRYAFQDTFEP, from the coding sequence ATGGCGAAGTACCCGCTCATCAAAAGCACCTTGAAGGAACGTCTGCTGGGTGGTCACTACACCGAAGGTCTCCCCCTCCCCAGCGAGCCGCAGCTGGCCCGTGAATTCGAGGTCTCGCGCATGACCGCCCGGCGCGCCATCGACGAGCTGGAGCGCGAGGGCTACGTGTACCGGGTGCAGGGTGCCGGCACCTTCCCGACCGGCAAACGCTTCCGGCAGGGCATGTTCCGGGTGCGCCCCTTCAAGGAGTGGGCCCGCCACCCCGATCACCGCACCACCGTGCTGCGCGCCATGCAGATCGAGGCCACGCCTGAGATCGCCATCGTGCTGCAGATCCAGCCGGGCGACCCGGTAATCTTCGTCCACCGCCTGCGCACCGCCGGGGACGAGGCGCTGGTCATCGAGAAGCGCTATATCAACGCCGCGCTGGTGCCGGGGCTGCTCGACCACAACCTGGGCGTGGAGAGCATCCACGAGACCATGGTGACCCTGGGCGTGCCGCTGGCGCGCGTGGAACAGAACCTGGAGGCGGTCAATCTGCGCCAGGAGGAAGCCGACCTGCTGCGCGTGCCGCTGGGCACCGCCGCCTTCCTGCTGCGCCGCACCACCTACAGCGGTCAGAAGCGCGCCAGCTACGTGAACTACTGGGTACGAGGCGACCGCTACGCGTTTCAGGACACGTTTGAGCCATGA
- the rplT gene encoding 50S ribosomal protein L20, protein MPRTKTGITRRRRHKKVLKRAKGFWGSRSKQYRNAFQTLLNAATYEYRDRRNKKRDFRRLWIQRINAGARLHGMNYSTFIGGLKRAGVDLNRKVLADIAAREPEAFKALVDAAKTGK, encoded by the coding sequence ATGCCACGCACCAAGACCGGGATCACCCGCCGCCGCCGTCACAAGAAAGTCCTGAAGCGCGCCAAGGGTTTCTGGGGCAGCCGCTCCAAGCAGTACCGCAACGCCTTCCAGACCCTGCTGAACGCGGCCACCTACGAGTACCGCGACCGCCGCAACAAGAAGCGTGACTTCCGCCGCCTGTGGATCCAGCGCATCAACGCCGGCGCCCGCCTGCACGGCATGAACTACTCCACCTTCATCGGTGGCCTGAAGCGCGCCGGCGTCGACCTGAACCGCAAGGTGCTGGCCGACATCGCCGCCCGCGAACCTGAGGCCTTCAAGGCCCTGGTGGACGCCGCGAAGACCGGCAAGTAA
- the rpmI gene encoding 50S ribosomal protein L35 codes for MPKMKTHKMATRRIKITGTGKVMAFKSGKRHQNTGKSGDEIRGKGKGFVLAKSEWARMKLMLPKGK; via the coding sequence ATGCCCAAGATGAAGACCCACAAGATGGCCACGCGCCGGATCAAGATCACCGGCACGGGCAAGGTTATGGCGTTCAAGAGTGGCAAGCGCCACCAGAACACCGGCAAGAGCGGCGACGAGATTCGCGGGAAGGGCAAGGGCTTCGTCCTCGCCAAGAGCGAATGGGCGCGTATGAAACTCATGCTGCCGAAGGGGAAGTGA